The bacterium genome includes a region encoding these proteins:
- a CDS encoding thiolase family protein, whose protein sequence is MPELRDAVIVATARTPMGRYGGQLKDIRPDDLAAIVLKAVCERARIEPAEVEDVIMGCANQAGEDNRNVARMALLLAGFPVDVPGQTVNRLCGSGMQATISAAREIQTGGADIVIAGGVESMTRSPWVMPKPDGAFPRGPQTAYDTALGWRLVNPKMAELYGTLQMGETAERVAQKYEVSREEQDAFAFRSHQLAVAAQQSGRLAEEIVPVDVPPHRGGAEGGPIRLIADEGPRPDTSLEALARLRPAFGKDGSVTAGNASPLNDGATALVLMSDSKARERGVKPLARLVAGAPAGVHPDYMGIGPVPASLKALEKAGLRASDMGVVELNEAFASQSLACIRLLGLDGERVNVNGGAIALGHPLGSSGARLVGTLVREMAHRDAEYGLAAMCIGVGQGIASIWQRV, encoded by the coding sequence ATGCCCGAGCTGCGTGACGCGGTCATCGTCGCCACCGCCCGCACGCCGATGGGCCGCTACGGCGGGCAGCTGAAGGACATCCGGCCCGACGACCTCGCGGCGATCGTGCTGAAAGCGGTCTGCGAGCGGGCGCGCATCGAACCGGCCGAGGTCGAAGACGTGATCATGGGCTGCGCCAACCAGGCGGGCGAGGACAACCGCAACGTCGCGCGCATGGCGCTGCTGCTCGCCGGGTTTCCCGTCGACGTTCCGGGCCAGACGGTCAACCGCCTCTGCGGGTCGGGAATGCAGGCGACGATCAGCGCGGCGCGTGAGATCCAGACCGGCGGCGCCGACATCGTCATCGCCGGCGGCGTCGAGAGCATGACGCGCTCCCCTTGGGTCATGCCCAAGCCGGACGGCGCCTTCCCGCGCGGCCCTCAGACCGCCTACGACACGGCTCTCGGCTGGAGGCTGGTGAACCCGAAGATGGCCGAGCTGTACGGCACGCTCCAGATGGGGGAGACGGCCGAGCGGGTGGCGCAGAAGTACGAGGTCTCGCGCGAGGAACAGGATGCCTTCGCTTTTCGCAGCCATCAGCTGGCGGTCGCGGCGCAGCAGTCGGGCCGGCTCGCGGAGGAGATCGTCCCCGTCGACGTGCCACCGCACAGGGGCGGCGCCGAGGGCGGTCCAATCCGTTTGATCGCGGACGAGGGTCCCCGGCCCGACACCTCGCTGGAGGCGCTCGCCAGGCTGCGCCCGGCGTTCGGCAAGGACGGTTCGGTCACGGCCGGCAACGCATCTCCCCTCAATGACGGAGCGACCGCGCTGGTTCTCATGTCGGACTCGAAAGCGAGGGAGCGTGGCGTGAAGCCGCTGGCGCGCTTGGTGGCGGGGGCGCCGGCCGGTGTCCATCCCGACTACATGGGGATCGGCCCGGTGCCCGCGTCGCTGAAGGCCCTCGAGAAGGCGGGGTTGCGGGCTTCGGACATGGGTGTGGTCGAGCTCAACGAGGCGTTCGCCTCGCAGTCCCTCGCCTGCATCCGGCTGCTCGGGCTGGATGGGGAGAGGGTGAACGTCAACGGCGGCGCCATCGCGCTCGGCCACCCGCTCGGCAGCAGCGGCGCCCGGCTGGTGGGCACGCTGGTGCGGGAGATGGCGCACCGGGACGCGGAGTACGGCCTCGCCGCGATGTGCATTGGCGTCGGGCAGGGAATCGCGTCGATCTGGCAGCGAGTCTGA
- a CDS encoding enoyl-CoA hydratase, whose amino-acid sequence MATEVEQHVKVEVEGGAGWIRLDRPEKMNAIGALTRRQLGEAIKQAERDEAVRVVVLTGSGRAFCSGADVTEMVGEGGMRSPEDVGNVLRDEYMPMLNRLRTMPKPVICAMNGPAVGIGASYALACDIRIAVPEAYIMEAFVNLGLAPDGGVSWLLPRLAGTGVAYEMLFTGRPLAAADAHRLGVINRLVPADRLDAEVRELAGHLASQPKQAMAAAKRAVNHALESSYEEALEFESYLQEAQAASPEFAEGVQAFLAKRAKTR is encoded by the coding sequence ATGGCGACTGAAGTCGAGCAGCACGTGAAGGTTGAGGTCGAGGGCGGCGCGGGCTGGATCCGGCTCGATCGGCCCGAGAAGATGAACGCCATCGGGGCGCTGACGCGGCGGCAGCTCGGCGAGGCGATCAAGCAGGCGGAGCGCGACGAGGCCGTCCGGGTGGTCGTGCTGACCGGCTCCGGCCGCGCCTTCTGCTCGGGCGCAGACGTCACCGAGATGGTCGGTGAGGGTGGCATGAGATCGCCGGAGGACGTCGGCAACGTCCTCCGCGACGAGTACATGCCGATGCTGAACCGGCTGCGCACCATGCCGAAACCTGTCATCTGCGCGATGAACGGACCGGCTGTCGGCATCGGCGCCAGCTACGCGCTCGCGTGCGACATTCGCATCGCCGTACCGGAGGCCTACATCATGGAAGCGTTCGTCAACCTCGGCCTGGCTCCCGACGGCGGCGTCAGCTGGCTTTTGCCCCGGCTCGCCGGCACCGGGGTGGCGTACGAGATGCTCTTCACGGGCAGGCCGCTGGCGGCGGCGGACGCGCACCGGCTTGGGGTCATCAACCGCCTGGTGCCCGCCGACCGTCTCGACGCCGAGGTGCGTGAGCTCGCCGGACATCTCGCCTCACAGCCCAAGCAGGCCATGGCGGCGGCCAAGCGCGCGGTCAACCACGCTCTGGAGTCGAGCTACGAGGAGGCGCTCGAGTTCGAGTCGTACCTGCAGGAAGCTCAGGCCGCCAGCCCCGAGTTCGCCGAGGGCGTGCAGGCCTTTCTCGCCAAACGCGCCAAGACCAGGTAA